DNA sequence from the Cystobacter ferrugineus genome:
AGCAGCAGCGCGTCGCGCGCCATGACCAGCAGCAGCATGGCCCCCATGAAGACGAGCACCCACGCGTACAGGCGCACCTCGTCGCGGCGCGGCCGGTGGCGCTCCTCGAGGTAGTGCGGCAGGTAGGCGCACGCGTAGACGAGGACGAGCAGGCCCACCCCCAGCACCAACGTGCCATAGAGGAAGGACAGCCCATCCAGCGCGAGCGCCAGGCGCACGTTCCACGTGGGAATCCACTCGAGGGACACCGCGGCGAAGCCCACCGCACGGGCCCGGAGGAAGGCGCCCAGGCCCGCCGCCGAGCAGAGCGCGCCCACCGGCCCCGCCCAGGACGGACGCCACGCGCCCACCCCGAGCACCAGGGCGACGCCCGACAGGACGAGCAACAGCGGAAGGACGACGGTCATCTCGGGCCCGGAGGAAAAGAGGGCCCCCGAGGTTAGGCGCCCGGGCGCCTGGAGAGCGCGGCAACTCCGGACGCGCGTGCGCTGGTGGACAGCGCCTGGCCGCGCGAGGCCGGCTGGAGCGACTCGGCCAACAGGTGCAGCATCCGCAACTGCGAGGCACTCAGCCCGCGCACGGCCTGCACCAGCCGGCGCAGGTGCGGCGAGGACGCCCCGAGCCCCAGCAGCTCGTCCGAGTCGATTCCCAACTCCAGACACAACCGCCGCAGCGCGAGGATGCTCGGCAGACGCTCGCCCCGCTCGATGCGGCCATACGCCGCGGGTGCCAGCCCCACCCGGCGCGCCACCTGCGCCTGGGTCAGCGCCGCGCGCACCCGCACGGCATGCAGCCGCGCACCGAGGGCCCTCACCAAGGGACGTTCAACTCGAACCGGGAGCCTGGGCATGACGAGACGGCCTCCTGCGCGGGTGCGGACAGGGCGACGGGACCCCTCCTACCTTACTGACTCGTTACATCCTGTCAATGCGCTCTACCCATTTCCGGAGTTGACCCGACCCTCTCCCCCTTCCGAGGTATGGTGCCGCCCAGACCGCCCGCGCGCCGACCCGACCCCGGAGGTCATCGCCCCCTCTTCCCCCTCCTCCTGACACACCCTGGTAGGGCCTTGTAGGCGCGAATCCACCGGGCCGTGGTGAACGAGGGGGGGTGTCCAGTTCAGGAGCCCGCACCTATCTTGCGGCGCCTCGTCACCGCTCCCGGAGGACACCTGCATGCACAATGAGCCCGTCGTCACCTCGCCCCACGCGGAGCGGTCCCCCGCGGAGTCGCGGAGTGAGCCCGTGTCCGACAGCGTGACGCTCGTGGTCACCCAGGCCTTCGGCCCCGGGGGCGACAACCTGGTGGGCCTCTCGGAGGCGCGCTTCAATGGCCACCCGGCCATCACCGTGCTCGTGCGCACGCCCGAGGGACGCGAGGGGCTCGTGCACCTGTCCCCCATCCACGGCGACACGCGCCGCCAGGGCTTCACCGACATCGCCCCCGGCACCCGGTGCACCCTCTTGTGCCCCGTCACCCGGCGCCCCTTGGAGAAGCTGGGCGCCGTGAACGATGGCAGCGGCGCCATCCACCACGCGCTCTACCTCACGCCCCGGCTGTCGCGCGGCCACGCCATCGCCCTCTCGGACATCTGGGGCCACTTCAGCTCGCGCCTCGTGGATGACGAGGCCGTCATCTCCTACTGGGCCCAGGAGCACTGACGCCGCTCGAAGGGCGGCGCGAAGGACGGCCCGAAGGGCGGCTCAAGGGGCGCCCGGCTCGCGCGCCGGCGATGGAGCCACCGGCTCCGGCTCGGGCTCCGGCATGAGCCGGCTCAGCTCGTCCGCCATCATCCCGAGCTGCATCGCCGTGGCCGACACGTCCGAGCCCATGCGCACGTACGTGTCCACCAGCTCCAGGAGCGACGCACACCCCTGGGAGATGTGCGTCGTCTGCTCCGCCTGACGGTCCGCCTCGCTGGAGCTCTTCTCCATCAACTTCTGGTTCTGCAGCACCGTCTCGCGGATGGAGCGCAGCGTGGTGCGCGCCGACTCGAGCACCGGAGTGAAGCGCCCGGCCGTCTCGCGGATGTGCCCCACCGCGTGCAGCGTCTCGGACATCTGCCGCGTGAGGCCCCCCACCACCTCGCCGATGCGCTGCGAGCTCCGCCCCGACTCCGCCGCGAGCTTGCCCACCTCGCGCGCCACCACCGCGAAGCCCCGGCCATGCTCGCCCGCGCGCGCCGCCTCGATGCCCGCGTTGAGCGACAGCATGTTCGTCGCCGCCGCCATCTCCTGGATGGTCTCCACGAAGCCGTTGATGCG
Encoded proteins:
- a CDS encoding helix-turn-helix transcriptional regulator, producing the protein MRALGARLHAVRVRAALTQAQVARRVGLAPAAYGRIERGERLPSILALRRLCLELGIDSDELLGLGASSPHLRRLVQAVRGLSASQLRMLHLLAESLQPASRGQALSTSARASGVAALSRRPGA